From a region of the Bermanella marisrubri genome:
- the htpX gene encoding protease HtpX, translating to MRILLFLATNIAIVAVASITLSLLGVGSYMTAQGLDYTNLMIFCLVFGMVGSFVSLFLSKWMAKRSMGVRIIDQPSNADEQWLVGTVAKLAEKAGIGMPEVGVFASPQANAFATGWNRNDSLVAVSTGLLNKMTREEVEAVLGHEIGHVANGDMVTLTLIQGVVNAFVMFFARIIGSFIDRAVFKNENGHGIGFYIATFFAEVILGILASTIVFWFSRRREYRADIAGAELVSPAAMVSALARLRAEYGQPSDMPDEMVAFGISGELKNALGGLFMSHPPLEKRIAALQARYGR from the coding sequence ATGCGGATTTTGCTTTTCTTAGCCACCAATATTGCCATCGTGGCAGTGGCTAGCATTACCCTTAGCTTGCTTGGCGTGGGCAGCTATATGACGGCCCAAGGCTTGGATTACACCAACTTGATGATTTTCTGCCTTGTGTTCGGCATGGTGGGCTCATTTGTTTCGCTTTTCCTATCGAAATGGATGGCCAAGCGCAGCATGGGTGTGCGCATCATTGACCAACCAAGCAATGCGGATGAGCAGTGGCTAGTGGGTACCGTCGCCAAGCTGGCAGAAAAAGCCGGTATCGGCATGCCAGAAGTAGGGGTGTTTGCCAGTCCGCAGGCCAACGCCTTCGCCACCGGTTGGAACCGCAATGACTCGCTCGTGGCAGTGAGTACAGGTCTTTTGAACAAAATGACGCGCGAAGAAGTAGAAGCGGTTTTAGGTCACGAAATTGGCCACGTTGCCAATGGTGATATGGTTACCCTGACGCTGATTCAGGGTGTGGTGAACGCCTTTGTTATGTTTTTTGCCCGTATCATCGGCTCATTCATTGACCGAGCTGTATTTAAAAATGAGAACGGCCACGGCATAGGTTTTTATATCGCTACTTTCTTTGCCGAAGTTATTTTGGGTATTTTGGCCAGCACTATTGTTTTCTGGTTCAGTCGTCGCCGGGAATATCGCGCGGACATTGCCGGTGCCGAGTTAGTCAGTCCAGCGGCTATGGTGAGTGCATTAGCCCGTTTGCGCGCAGAATATGGCCAACCTAGTGACATGCCAGATGAGATGGTAGCGTTTGGTATTAGCGGTGAATTAAAAAATGCGCTGGGTGGTTTATTCATGAGCCACCCGCCTCTGGAGAAGCGCATCGCAGCATTGCAAGCGCGCTATGGCCGCTAA
- a CDS encoding GGDEF domain-containing protein, with translation MSTDNRTDSDRWKHKYLNLIDDHEKLEKRFADQTAHLRRALIRLSVAAEGRDQDMDIQLEELRLLLRKEQLNGLNRIMDNLDKGYERWQSHQEKFQNQLAQTLIDIETQYDELPPSMSKALKSVRKKVRSEDKAQLLMALCEVLAIWANAVAEQLEGGSANGNGSGGGWFSRLFNKEGGDQQTSSANDEQGIVSSTEESYELNDTYEASVTGAENLTTEASKVLSALISKLALPSSEQPRALRLLNKVKSGLTWYELVPALEILSDLVVSALGSEQEEFEAFLKNLNERLLALKAWLKQGEDLEQKFSDSSTEFDLKMRGHLDELKQILESGDTNAMKGAVTQQLDDVFATLDGFKLEQKSREIVFKEHIGELNNRLTTMEKELEEAKEQLNQSQLKAMTDSLTGLPNRGAYDVYAQQEYERYKRYGGELSLIVCDVDKFKSINDTYGHQAGDKVLQLISRQVKKGTRETDLLARYGGEEFVVLLPETKQEDAVSVAEKIIEAVATSPFHFRGKRVQITISCGVASFKKGYRPEQVFDAADAALYRAKENGRNQYQLGVLKGLPGDQAGQDDVVTEG, from the coding sequence ATGAGCACGGACAATCGCACTGATAGCGATCGCTGGAAGCACAAGTATCTAAATCTCATTGATGATCATGAAAAGCTAGAGAAGCGTTTTGCTGATCAAACGGCACACCTGCGTCGCGCATTAATTCGTTTATCCGTGGCGGCGGAAGGTCGTGATCAGGATATGGATATCCAACTAGAAGAATTACGTCTTTTACTGCGTAAAGAACAACTTAATGGCCTTAACCGAATTATGGATAATTTGGACAAGGGCTATGAGCGTTGGCAAAGCCATCAAGAAAAGTTCCAGAACCAGTTAGCGCAAACCCTCATCGATATTGAAACTCAATACGATGAGTTACCCCCGTCAATGTCCAAAGCACTAAAGTCTGTGCGTAAAAAAGTACGGAGTGAGGATAAGGCTCAGTTGCTAATGGCATTGTGCGAGGTGCTCGCGATTTGGGCTAATGCGGTAGCGGAACAACTGGAAGGCGGCTCCGCAAATGGCAATGGATCCGGTGGCGGTTGGTTTAGTCGATTATTCAACAAAGAAGGTGGCGATCAGCAAACTTCGTCAGCCAATGACGAACAGGGCATCGTTTCTTCCACAGAAGAGTCTTATGAACTTAATGACACTTACGAAGCGAGCGTCACGGGGGCGGAAAACCTCACGACAGAAGCGAGCAAAGTACTTAGCGCGCTTATTTCAAAATTAGCGCTACCTAGCTCTGAGCAACCTCGGGCCTTACGTCTATTAAACAAAGTGAAGTCTGGTCTCACATGGTATGAATTGGTCCCAGCTTTAGAAATTTTGAGTGACCTAGTGGTCTCCGCACTGGGTAGTGAGCAAGAAGAATTCGAAGCCTTCCTTAAAAACCTCAATGAACGTTTATTAGCGCTCAAGGCCTGGCTCAAGCAAGGAGAAGACCTTGAGCAAAAGTTCAGCGATTCCAGTACAGAATTCGATCTCAAAATGCGTGGGCATTTAGACGAACTGAAGCAAATACTAGAAAGCGGCGATACCAACGCCATGAAGGGAGCGGTCACTCAACAACTGGATGATGTGTTTGCCACATTGGACGGATTTAAACTTGAACAGAAATCCCGCGAAATTGTATTTAAAGAACATATTGGTGAATTGAATAATCGCCTCACAACCATGGAAAAAGAGCTCGAAGAAGCGAAGGAACAGCTCAATCAAAGCCAACTCAAAGCCATGACCGATAGCCTAACAGGATTGCCTAATCGAGGGGCCTATGATGTCTACGCTCAACAGGAATATGAACGCTATAAACGCTATGGCGGCGAGTTAAGTCTCATTGTCTGCGATGTGGATAAGTTCAAGAGCATCAATGATACCTATGGTCACCAAGCTGGGGATAAGGTCCTGCAGCTCATCAGTCGTCAGGTGAAAAAAGGCACCCGTGAAACTGATCTGCTAGCTCGTTACGGTGGTGAGGAATTTGTGGTACTGCTGCCGGAAACCAAGCAAGAGGATGCGGTTAGTGTTGCGGAGAAAATCATCGAGGCGGTCGCGACCAGCCCATTTCATTTTCGCGGCAAGCGAGTGCAAATTACCATAAGCTGTGGTGTAGCCAGTTTTAAAAAAGGTTATCGACCCGAGCAAGTGTTTGACGCAGCCGATGCAGCCCTGTATCGAGCGAAAGAAAATGGGCGCAACCAGTATCAGCTGGGTGTACTGAAAGGCCTGCCCGGCGATCAAGCCGGACAGGATGACGTAGTAACTGAAGGTTAG
- a CDS encoding endonuclease/exonuclease/phosphatase family protein, with protein sequence MLRIQPNFLNKHPRVHTVPAHEFAQSSENSLKLLSFNIQVGIETQAYHQYLTKSWQHLLPQMHRNLALRRIAQVMTHFDVVGIQEADGGSFRSGHVNQVEYLARQANFPHWYSQLNRNFGPMAKHSNGALCRRQPDEVKYHSLPGLLPGRGAMVLDFADELAVVVMHLALSRRTQQRQLAFVQTLIETYPQVVLMGDMNTHADYLLGQSPLSELGLQPITKELATFPSWKPKRALDHILVSEGVQVKRLAVLDVAVSDHLPIAMEIALPDALQNA encoded by the coding sequence ATGCTTAGGATACAACCTAACTTTTTAAATAAGCATCCGCGGGTACACACTGTGCCCGCTCATGAGTTTGCACAGTCTTCGGAAAACTCCCTCAAGTTATTGAGCTTCAATATACAAGTGGGTATCGAAACCCAAGCTTATCACCAATATCTCACCAAGAGTTGGCAACATTTACTGCCACAAATGCATCGTAATTTAGCGTTAAGGCGCATTGCCCAAGTTATGACACATTTCGATGTGGTGGGAATACAAGAAGCGGACGGCGGCAGCTTTCGCTCGGGGCATGTCAATCAAGTTGAATACTTAGCGCGACAGGCCAACTTTCCACATTGGTACTCACAATTGAATCGTAATTTTGGCCCCATGGCAAAACACAGCAATGGTGCCCTTTGCCGTCGCCAGCCGGATGAAGTGAAATATCACAGCTTACCTGGGCTCTTACCCGGTCGCGGTGCAATGGTGTTGGATTTTGCCGATGAATTGGCTGTGGTTGTCATGCATTTGGCTTTAAGTCGCCGTACCCAACAACGCCAATTGGCATTTGTGCAAACACTCATAGAGACTTATCCACAGGTGGTTTTAATGGGTGATATGAATACTCATGCGGATTATTTGTTAGGTCAGTCTCCCCTATCGGAACTGGGATTACAGCCCATCACGAAAGAGTTAGCCACTTTCCCAAGCTGGAAACCTAAACGCGCTCTGGACCACATACTAGTCAGTGAGGGCGTGCAGGTGAAACGTCTTGCCGTGCTTGATGTTGCTGTGAGTGATCACCTGCCCATCGCGATGGAAATCGCACTCCCCGACGCGCTGCAAAACGCCTAG
- a CDS encoding thiol:disulfide interchange protein DsbA/DsbL — MKFMNAAILVVATLLATVAHAETYQLGKHYKEVQAKTLPRNPGKVEVVEAFWYGCGHCNHFEPLVQAWKKDLPNDVNFYQVPAQFSRQWKIHAELFYLTKVLKVNDKVHEAIFDSIHKQREPLFSESDQQEFLAQYGVSEEDFDKYNDSFMVRRHLKMGDEQIRTWGISGVPAMIVQGKYIVDATSAGGQHKILDVVDYLVEKERKLMMQ, encoded by the coding sequence ATGAAATTTATGAATGCTGCCATTCTAGTGGTTGCAACCCTATTAGCCACAGTAGCTCACGCGGAAACTTACCAACTGGGGAAACACTACAAAGAAGTTCAGGCTAAGACATTGCCCCGTAACCCAGGAAAGGTAGAAGTTGTGGAAGCGTTCTGGTACGGATGCGGTCACTGTAATCATTTCGAGCCACTAGTTCAGGCGTGGAAAAAAGACCTACCAAACGATGTAAACTTTTATCAAGTTCCAGCACAGTTTAGCCGTCAGTGGAAAATCCACGCAGAACTGTTTTACTTAACCAAGGTACTAAAGGTAAACGACAAGGTACATGAGGCTATTTTTGATAGTATCCATAAACAGCGCGAGCCTCTATTTTCAGAATCTGATCAGCAAGAGTTCTTGGCTCAATATGGCGTGAGCGAAGAGGATTTTGACAAGTACAATGATAGTTTCATGGTACGTCGCCACTTGAAAATGGGTGACGAGCAAATTCGTACTTGGGGTATCTCTGGTGTACCAGCCATGATTGTGCAAGGTAAGTATATTGTGGATGCGACCTCCGCAGGAGGTCAGCATAAGATCCTTGATGTAGTGGATTACCTTGTTGAGAAAGAGCGCAAGTTAATGATGCAATAA
- a CDS encoding c-type cytochrome, producing the protein MKKLAISLMLSLGLVAGADAGDAAAGKKIAGACAACHGQDGNSPAPSFPKIAGLGEAYIYKQLMDFKSGERQNAIMMGQVAALSEKQMQDLAAYYNSQTRTVGYAAEDKVELGQKVYRAGNTATGVPACMACHSMDGSGMDAAGFPALGGQHADYIKSQLVMFQEDKRANDNAQVMRDIAKRMSNKEIDAVSSYIQGLHR; encoded by the coding sequence ATGAAAAAATTGGCAATTAGCTTGATGTTGTCTTTGGGCTTGGTCGCCGGCGCTGACGCAGGTGACGCGGCGGCAGGTAAAAAAATCGCAGGTGCATGTGCAGCTTGTCACGGACAGGATGGTAATAGCCCAGCGCCAAGCTTTCCTAAAATTGCCGGTTTGGGTGAAGCCTATATCTATAAGCAGCTTATGGACTTTAAATCTGGCGAACGTCAAAACGCTATCATGATGGGTCAGGTTGCTGCTCTTAGCGAAAAGCAAATGCAAGATCTTGCGGCATACTACAATAGCCAGACACGCACAGTGGGCTATGCTGCCGAAGACAAAGTCGAGCTTGGCCAGAAGGTTTATCGTGCGGGCAACACAGCCACAGGCGTACCTGCATGTATGGCATGTCACTCAATGGACGGCAGTGGTATGGACGCAGCGGGCTTCCCAGCCCTTGGTGGCCAACATGCTGACTACATCAAATCTCAGCTAGTTATGTTCCAAGAAGACAAGCGCGCTAACGATAATGCACAGGTTATGCGTGATATCGCTAAGCGTATGAGCAATAAAGAAATCGATGCAGTCTCATCTTATATTCAAGGTTTGCATCGTTAA
- a CDS encoding c-type cytochrome: protein MKTKLSLKLLLGAAALSASLAVSAFDVEGKYNQACKACHLAGVAGAPKAFDAAAWKPRLALGMDALVASVKNGKGAMPPKGLCMDCTDEQYKALIEYMSKAK, encoded by the coding sequence ATGAAAACTAAGTTATCTCTTAAGCTTTTGCTAGGTGCCGCAGCATTGTCAGCTAGTTTAGCAGTCAGCGCCTTTGATGTTGAGGGTAAATATAATCAAGCCTGTAAAGCTTGCCATTTGGCAGGTGTTGCTGGTGCGCCAAAAGCGTTTGATGCCGCAGCCTGGAAGCCTCGCCTAGCGTTAGGTATGGATGCATTGGTTGCAAGCGTTAAAAATGGTAAAGGCGCCATGCCACCTAAGGGTCTATGTATGGATTGCACAGATGAGCAATACAAAGCCCTGATTGAATACATGAGCAAAGCAAAATAA
- the yihA gene encoding ribosome biogenesis GTP-binding protein YihA/YsxC — protein sequence MQINYQKAQFLISAPSIRQCPEDNGAEVAFAGRSNAGKSSALNTLAQQNKLARTSKTPGRTQLINFFEIEEGLRLVDLPGYGFAKVPERMKREWQKNMSEYLEQRKSLKAMVLVMDIRHPLSEFDLMMCQWALDCNMPTHILLTKADKLKKGPANSTKLKVKKELKEMGDLLTVQTFSALKRDGVDQLRSRLNVLLTGED from the coding sequence ATGCAAATTAACTATCAAAAAGCACAATTTCTAATCAGTGCTCCCAGTATTCGCCAGTGTCCAGAGGACAATGGCGCGGAAGTCGCCTTTGCTGGCCGCTCCAACGCGGGTAAATCAAGCGCTCTTAATACCCTAGCTCAACAGAATAAATTAGCACGCACCAGTAAGACACCTGGTCGCACTCAGTTAATCAATTTTTTCGAAATTGAAGAGGGCCTGCGTCTTGTAGATTTGCCAGGTTACGGCTTTGCGAAGGTGCCTGAACGCATGAAGCGCGAGTGGCAGAAAAACATGTCTGAATATCTAGAGCAGCGTAAAAGCCTGAAAGCAATGGTATTGGTCATGGATATTCGTCATCCACTTAGCGAGTTCGATTTGATGATGTGCCAGTGGGCGCTGGACTGTAATATGCCAACCCACATCCTATTGACCAAAGCGGACAAATTAAAAAAGGGGCCTGCCAACAGCACCAAATTGAAGGTTAAGAAAGAGCTGAAAGAGATGGGCGATTTGCTTACTGTTCAAACCTTCAGCGCACTTAAGCGCGATGGTGTGGACCAATTGCGTAGCCGCCTAAATGTCCTGCTCACAGGTGAAGACTAA
- a CDS encoding globin produces the protein MGNADLVFQSFGRSCNNPAFFEDFYDNFMSKSDQIRAMFKQTNMEAQRGLLRGGIMWLVMHARGMPDNKIRALGESHSRKHMNIHPSHYNDWVDALMATLHKHDPEFNDHMESVWRETIRPSIDLIKSMYDQ, from the coding sequence ATGGGTAACGCAGATCTAGTTTTTCAGAGCTTTGGTCGCAGTTGCAATAACCCAGCGTTTTTCGAAGATTTCTACGACAACTTCATGTCTAAATCCGATCAAATCCGCGCCATGTTTAAACAGACTAACATGGAAGCCCAACGTGGTTTGTTGCGCGGGGGTATTATGTGGCTCGTGATGCACGCGCGGGGTATGCCAGACAATAAGATTCGAGCGCTGGGTGAAAGCCATAGTCGCAAGCACATGAACATTCACCCAAGCCACTATAACGATTGGGTGGATGCACTAATGGCTACCTTGCACAAGCACGATCCCGAGTTCAATGACCATATGGAAAGCGTTTGGCGAGAGACTATTCGCCCAAGTATTGACCTTATTAAGAGCATGTACGATCAATAA
- the polA gene encoding DNA polymerase I, whose product MTQKSSPVDNDPAHKVILVDGSSYLFRAFHALPPLTNSKGNPTGAVKGVINMIRSLKKGYPDSKIIVVFDAKGKTFRNDIYPEYKAHRPPMPDDLRVQIQPIHDIIKAMGLPLLVIDNVEADDVIGTLAHEATDQGIETLVSTGDKDMAQLVSEHVQLINTMNNEQLDVDGVQAKFGVPPEHIVDYLALMGDKVDNIPGVPKVGEKTAKALIAGLGSLEDVYSRLDDVATLDFRGAKSMKAKLEEHKEQAFLSKELATIKTDVELEWGLGDIKIDEPDNKKLLELYQECEFKTWIKELSTGEVEEPKQQQLPVDRSLYTNLSTEEALQEWLDKLDKAELYAIDTETTSLKYMEAEIVGISLAVAPNEACYIPLAHDYAGAPEQLDRDWVLQKMKPLLEDETPKKVGQNLKYDAHVLKNYDIELNGIAHDTMLESYVLNSTASKHNMDDLAKHYLGHECIDFESIAGKGAKQLTFNQIPVEQAGEYAAEDADITLRLHQVLWPQLEADESLLTLYKKVELPLVQVLTNMEYVGASVNADKLHQQSSEIEQRLQELERKAHDIAGEVFNLGSTKQLQAIFFEKLELPVIKKTPKGQPSTAEEVLVELSHDYELPKVILEHRGLAKLKNTYTDKLPLMINSKSQRVHTSYHQAVTATGRLSSSDPNLQNIPIRNEEGRKIRQAFEAPEGYTLVAADYSQIELRIMAHLSGDKGLLDAFKNGKDIHRATAAEIMEVDEADVDNEQRRRAKAVNFGLIYGMSAFGLARQLGIGRSEAQEYIDKYFDRYPGVKKYMESTRELAAKQGYVETLFGRRLYLPEINSRNGMRRQAAERTAINAPMQGTAADIIKRAMIKMHQWIQESAHDVHMIMQVHDELIFEVPDGQLDAVSAEIKSIMEAAADLDVPLLVDVGHGDNWQQAH is encoded by the coding sequence ATGACCCAGAAGTCCAGTCCTGTAGACAACGATCCAGCCCATAAAGTCATTTTAGTGGATGGTTCATCCTATTTGTTCCGCGCGTTTCACGCCCTACCACCGCTTACCAATAGTAAGGGGAATCCTACTGGAGCGGTGAAAGGTGTGATCAATATGATTCGCAGTCTTAAAAAAGGCTACCCAGATAGCAAAATCATTGTCGTATTTGATGCCAAGGGTAAAACGTTCCGTAACGATATATACCCTGAGTACAAAGCTCATCGCCCTCCTATGCCAGACGATCTGCGCGTCCAAATTCAGCCGATTCACGACATCATCAAAGCCATGGGTCTTCCATTGCTGGTGATTGATAACGTCGAAGCGGATGATGTCATAGGCACGCTTGCCCACGAAGCCACTGATCAAGGCATCGAAACTCTGGTAAGTACAGGTGATAAGGACATGGCGCAGCTGGTGAGCGAGCATGTTCAGCTCATCAATACCATGAATAACGAGCAGTTAGATGTGGACGGCGTACAAGCCAAGTTTGGTGTACCACCTGAGCACATAGTGGATTACTTGGCACTCATGGGTGACAAGGTGGATAACATTCCTGGAGTGCCTAAGGTGGGTGAAAAAACCGCTAAGGCACTGATTGCAGGGTTAGGCTCTTTAGAAGATGTCTATAGTCGCTTAGATGACGTGGCGACGTTGGATTTCCGTGGCGCTAAATCCATGAAAGCCAAATTAGAAGAGCACAAAGAGCAAGCGTTTTTGTCGAAAGAGCTGGCTACGATCAAAACTGATGTGGAACTTGAGTGGGGCTTGGGCGATATCAAAATTGATGAGCCCGACAATAAAAAACTGTTAGAGCTTTACCAAGAGTGCGAGTTTAAGACTTGGATTAAAGAGTTATCCACAGGTGAGGTGGAGGAGCCAAAGCAACAGCAACTGCCTGTGGATAGAAGTTTATACACCAACTTATCCACAGAAGAAGCTTTACAAGAATGGTTGGATAAACTGGATAAGGCTGAGCTCTATGCCATCGATACTGAGACGACCTCTTTAAAATATATGGAAGCAGAAATCGTCGGTATCAGTTTGGCCGTGGCACCGAACGAAGCCTGCTATATACCATTGGCTCATGATTATGCTGGGGCTCCTGAGCAACTTGATCGGGATTGGGTTCTACAGAAAATGAAGCCCTTGTTAGAAGATGAGACACCGAAAAAAGTCGGTCAAAATCTTAAGTACGATGCTCATGTTTTGAAAAATTATGACATCGAATTAAACGGCATCGCCCACGATACCATGCTGGAAAGCTACGTGCTTAACAGTACAGCGAGTAAGCACAATATGGACGATCTAGCCAAGCACTATCTTGGTCATGAATGCATTGATTTTGAGAGCATTGCTGGCAAGGGCGCGAAGCAACTAACCTTTAATCAAATTCCAGTCGAGCAAGCGGGAGAATATGCAGCAGAAGATGCCGATATCACTTTGCGCTTACACCAAGTGCTTTGGCCGCAATTAGAAGCGGATGAGTCATTGCTCACATTGTACAAGAAGGTTGAATTGCCTCTAGTGCAAGTGCTTACTAACATGGAGTATGTTGGAGCGTCAGTGAATGCTGACAAACTGCATCAGCAAAGCTCCGAGATCGAACAGCGCCTACAAGAACTGGAACGCAAAGCCCATGACATTGCTGGCGAGGTTTTCAATCTTGGCTCTACCAAGCAATTGCAGGCTATTTTCTTCGAGAAATTAGAGCTGCCTGTGATCAAGAAAACACCCAAAGGTCAGCCTTCTACGGCAGAAGAAGTCCTAGTCGAATTGAGCCATGATTACGAGTTACCCAAAGTGATTTTGGAGCATCGTGGCTTAGCCAAACTGAAGAATACGTACACCGATAAATTGCCATTGATGATCAACTCAAAAAGCCAGCGAGTGCATACCTCGTATCATCAAGCCGTGACGGCAACGGGACGCTTATCGTCCAGTGACCCTAACCTACAAAACATCCCCATTCGCAATGAAGAAGGCCGAAAAATCCGCCAAGCTTTTGAAGCACCAGAGGGCTATACCTTGGTTGCAGCGGACTACAGTCAGATCGAATTACGCATTATGGCCCACTTGTCAGGGGATAAAGGATTGCTGGATGCGTTCAAAAATGGAAAAGATATCCACAGGGCCACTGCCGCAGAAATCATGGAGGTAGACGAGGCGGATGTGGATAACGAGCAGCGTCGTCGAGCCAAAGCAGTTAACTTTGGTTTGATTTATGGCATGAGTGCCTTTGGCTTAGCTCGACAGCTAGGAATAGGTCGCTCAGAAGCACAGGAATACATTGATAAATACTTTGATCGCTATCCAGGTGTGAAAAAATACATGGAAAGCACCCGCGAGTTGGCAGCAAAACAGGGTTATGTAGAAACCCTATTTGGTCGGCGTTTGTATTTGCCAGAGATTAATAGTCGAAATGGGATGCGTCGCCAAGCAGCCGAACGCACAGCGATTAACGCGCCAATGCAAGGCACAGCTGCGGATATTATTAAGCGCGCCATGATTAAGATGCATCAGTGGATACAAGAAAGCGCTCATGATGTACATATGATCATGCAAGTTCACGATGAACTTATCTTCGAAGTACCAGATGGACAGCTGGATGCTGTTAGTGCCGAGATAAAATCCATCATGGAGGCTGCCGCTGATCTCGACGTGCCCCTGCTGGTGGATGTGGGTCACGGCGACAACTGGCAGCAAGCCCACTAG
- a CDS encoding DUF2782 domain-containing protein, producing the protein MKTLFTCCLLLASLFSHSVMANDPSEPSVVIRHSEDKTFYEYRVNGELQEIKVVPKVGQPYYLIPDGVETDEYKRQNKSNVVPPSWLIFTW; encoded by the coding sequence ATGAAAACCCTCTTCACTTGTTGTTTATTACTAGCCAGTTTATTCAGTCACTCTGTTATGGCCAATGACCCATCCGAGCCAAGCGTTGTGATTCGTCATAGCGAAGATAAAACCTTTTATGAGTATCGCGTTAATGGCGAGCTACAAGAAATCAAAGTGGTTCCTAAAGTAGGCCAGCCTTACTACCTGATCCCTGATGGCGTTGAAACCGATGAATACAAACGCCAGAATAAATCAAACGTGGTTCCGCCAAGTTGGTTAATTTTTACTTGGTAA
- a CDS encoding homoserine kinase translates to MAVYTQLSQQDIAMLLSTYDLGNLKSFEGVSAGIENTNYKVLLKDGRYFFLTIFENLSTIELQYFLPLLHHLKINGCHLPDPIAQSDGEYLFSWQGKPGALFECLNGHHVEVLQAIHCERIGEELARIHLAARSFPKQHANPRGSDWIQARLNDDHLLFKSEERALAEKAMSQLQGFFSRWHQSDLPHGFIHGDLFNDNCLFNDQDEVIGVIDFYAGGDDYWVYDLAITQLAWCRDDEDGFDHAKRIALQKGYEQVRPLQDNERGYLDHFLLLACLRFYLSRIESRQIQQQAGMEVVKDPKEIGTRLQHMLDTLSR, encoded by the coding sequence ATGGCGGTTTATACTCAGCTTTCGCAGCAAGATATCGCTATGCTGCTGTCGACCTATGATCTTGGTAACTTAAAGAGCTTTGAGGGTGTCAGTGCAGGCATTGAAAACACCAATTACAAGGTACTGTTAAAAGATGGTCGATACTTTTTTCTCACCATTTTTGAAAACCTCAGTACGATAGAGCTGCAATATTTTCTGCCACTATTACACCATTTAAAAATCAATGGATGTCACTTGCCTGATCCCATTGCTCAAAGCGATGGCGAATATCTTTTCTCATGGCAAGGAAAACCTGGCGCGTTATTCGAATGCCTTAATGGTCATCACGTCGAGGTTCTTCAAGCAATTCATTGTGAGCGCATTGGCGAGGAACTGGCGCGGATTCATTTAGCGGCTCGATCTTTTCCAAAACAGCATGCCAACCCAAGAGGCTCTGATTGGATTCAAGCAAGACTCAATGATGACCACTTGCTTTTTAAGTCAGAAGAACGTGCTTTAGCAGAAAAAGCCATGTCACAACTGCAAGGCTTTTTCTCGCGGTGGCATCAATCGGACTTACCCCATGGTTTTATTCATGGTGATTTGTTTAACGATAACTGCTTATTCAATGATCAAGATGAAGTGATTGGTGTCATCGACTTTTACGCAGGGGGGGACGACTACTGGGTTTATGATCTAGCAATCACACAGTTAGCCTGGTGTCGTGATGATGAGGACGGATTTGACCATGCAAAACGAATCGCACTGCAAAAGGGATATGAACAAGTGCGCCCATTGCAAGATAATGAGAGAGGTTACTTAGATCATTTTCTGTTACTCGCATGCTTGCGCTTCTACTTATCGCGCATCGAATCGAGACAAATACAGCAACAAGCCGGTATGGAGGTAGTGAAAGATCCAAAAGAAATTGGCACTCGACTGCAACACATGCTTGATACTCTGTCTCGCTGA